In the genome of Triticum urartu cultivar G1812 chromosome 5, Tu2.1, whole genome shotgun sequence, one region contains:
- the LOC125510745 gene encoding transmembrane protein 147 translates to MTVFHFLNCAVLTFGPHVVYYSATPLSEYDTIGTSVKAAVVYLGAALVKLVCLATFLKVPDVNDSFDPYQELMKILIGFIDVAGLYFALTQLTHRNISQNHKFQAVGLGWAFADSVLHRLAPLWIGARGLEFTWEYIFQGLEANANLVMTLSLAALGSLMWLRKNKPRTLIPIIYACALLLATMPSITSYLRRSLEWQTPKVVGFELFSSLVMAFISWQLFSACQRPM, encoded by the exons ATGACGGTGTTCCACTTCCTCAACTGCGCGGTCCTCACCTTCGGCCCCCACGTCGTCTACTACTCCGCCACCCCCCT GTCAGAGTATGACACGATTGGCACTAGTGTAAAAGCAGCTGTTGTTTATCTGGGAGCAGCACTTGTAAAG CTTGTTTGCTTAGCAACATTCCTCAAAGTGCCTGATGTGAATGATAGCTTTGATCCCTACCAG GAATTAATGAAAATTCTAATTGGGTTTATAGATGTTGCTGGCCTTTATTTTGCTTTGACACAGTTGACCCACAGAAACATCTCCCAGAACCATAAGTTCCAGGCTGTTGGTCTTG GCTGGGCTTTTGCTGATTCAGTTCTGCACCGGCTGGCACCTCTCTGGATTGGGGCACGAGGGCTTGAATTTACTTGGGAGTACATATTCCAAGGGCTCGAAGCAAATGCCAATCTT GTGATGACCCTCTCCCTTGCCGCATTAGGATCCTTGATGTGGCTGAGGAAGAACAAACCTAGGACTTTAATTCCAATAATTTATGCATGTGCTCTGCTTCTGGCAACAATGCCATCTATCACCAG TTACTTACGGAGATCATTGGAGTGGCAGACTCCCAAGGTGGTCGGCTTCGAGCTCTTCTCCTCGCTGGTTATGGCTTTCATCAGCTGGCAGCTGTTCTCGGCTTGCCAGAGGCCAATGTAA
- the LOC125510746 gene encoding uncharacterized protein LOC125510746, which translates to MASLSVATLPQLAGAPAAAAAKKRSGVTYVEGMNAYSGLKGLNKVTMLGVRKSADYKFARIVASLSPAGKRRGGSFGAQCNAAGEIFQIAVVMNALTLVGVAVGFVLLRAEAAYEESEE; encoded by the coding sequence ATGGCGTCGCTCTCCGTGGCCACGCTCCCGCAGCTGGCCGgcgcgccggcggcggcggcggcgaagaaGAGGTCCGGCGTGACGTACGTGGAGGGCATGAACGCCTACAGCGGCCTCAAGGGGCTCAACAAGGTGACCATGCTGGGCGTGCGCAAGAGCgccgactacaagttcgccagGATCGTGGCGTCGCTCAGCCCCGCGGGCAAGAGGCGCGGGGGCTCGTTCGGCGCGCAGTGCAACGCCGCCGGCGAGATCTTCCAGATCGCCGTCGTCATGAACGCGCTCACGCTCGTCGGCGTCGCCGTCGGCTTCGTGCTGCTCCGGGCCGAGGCGGCCTACGAGGAGTCGGAGGAGTGA